ATCCCTGCTCTGTAGCTCAGTGTACCAGCATCTACATGTGTATTGTATAAGACTATTTGGTACAGTAATTTCCTTTCTCTGCTGCCAGTTGCAAGTCAGTACAATTCTTCCTTTGATTTCTCAAGTGATTGGGTTTTAACAAGAGGCACCCAAGCACTCAGCATTAGGGAATGTTAGCATCATGTCCATACACCAGCTCCCTCTACTAAGCGATTTTTCCTCATCTTCCACGAATGTTAATGGAAGGTAGTTAAAGCATTATTACGTCTCTGGTCTTTATTACTCACTATTCTCGCATCAGTTACATTTGTTCATAATGAAAGAGCTGAATTAACAGGACTGGTTCACACCATTAGAGGCCACGCAATCCTTTCCCTCCCCGGGCTGGAGGAGTGCTTGTTTTGTATGAAAACACTAGGTCATGGAGCTGTAGGGAAGCGCTGAGTTGCAGCGTTTTGGATCATTACTGTAGACTACTGCAGTCTTTTTAAGGGGGAAAACCACCAGTAAATAAACTCAAAGGGAAGAATAGCTTACTCGGAGATGATCACACAGAAGACTACTCAAAAGCTGAAAATTTAGCCCACCCCCTAATGCCTATGCTAAGATCCATTTAAAGAAAGACCTGTGGGTAGAGTACTGCCTGGCTCAAACAGCTCTAGGCAGAGGCTGCAAGGGTACACAGACGGGAATTATTGCTTATTACACAAGCCAGCAAGAGGGTGTGCTTTGCTACCGATCTTGTGAGATTCGGGTGGTAGCTGAACCCCTGGTTGTACAAGCGGCACAGGCAGACCATGCATGTACGCAGTTCGAGGGAGGGGAAGAGCCCTTGTTAGGACAGTGGCTCATATGTACCTCGAGGTGGCTGCTTTGATTGAAAACCAAACCTACAGAAAGACTTTTAATATCCCAAATTAGCATATTCAAGAGTCTATTAAAAACTAtgaaaaggattttttcctctcccctctgtCTTCACTCATAACACTTCTATTGCATGGGGAAATTCAACCCTTAATGTGCTGTCTGCTGaggtaagaaagaaaaaagatagGGAGAGGGGATTAAGGAAAGAAATAGCTATACAACAGAGGTTCAGTTTTGcgaccaagggcctgatcctgcagctatTACTCACATCACTGagacccagattttcaaaaaagctcagaGCTCCCAACAATTCTCATTGTTCTCAGTGTTctgggtagaattttcaaaagtgctcatagctgctttctctctctctgctcccactgaagtcaacaggagcagaGTATGGCCAGTGCTgagcctttttgaaaatcccaccctatttAGCGactattgaaaatctggccatttatgTTGGCAGTGAGTAAATGGGACTATTTGTTTAACTAAAGTCTGAAAGACTGGGCCTCAACATGTCTTTTGTCTTCTACTCACAATCATACCTGCTATCCTCAAAATTAAAGGATTGTGAAAATGTCTAAGTACAGTCTCCACGTCCCACTCACTGGTTTGAGTCGATGATTCTGAGGATTATAGGTCTTCTCACTGATGAGATTTCCAAGCCCCATTTTGTAATTCCTGGGAGGAGAGGGACAAGAGGTATTACCCTTTTAGATCCTGCTGTAGGGTTCTTGCCTGGAAGAGGTAAGTAAGGAAACTGAAGGATAGCTGGAGAAAGTAATCCATTATCTGTTGTCTGCATTCACCTGTGATGGAGTCAAACTTGGAGTTAACCACAGTAAGTAGGACAGATAAAAGAAATTAAGGGGTACTTACACCGTTTCATCATTCTTGAACTCCAGCTCCCCATAAGCGTCTTCAAAATCCTCTCCGCCTCCTTTTGCTGTCCCTTCTACTGTCCTAAATGGGACTATGACCGTACCTCGAGCACCTGATGTCCTAAGGACTTTGACTTCCATCACGCCAATGCTCTCACTGACATGCATCACATCACACTCAAATGTGAAGATGCCCGCGTGGTCATCATCCAAGATAGTCACTGTGGCCACGCAAGGAGAAGTCAGTATGGCCTTTGGGTATGGCAAATTGTTGAGCTCAGCAGGTTCCTCAGTCTCAACCACACGGAGGTTACTAAGCCGCACAAAGAAATGCTCGTCTTCCTCAAAGATGTCATCATCAATGATCCCCACAGAGAACTCCTTCTGGGTCTCCCCTGACTTCAAGACCACAGTTCCCTCTGTGAACTCGTAGTCAGCACCTGCATTGGCAGAGCCATCCTCCGTTTTGTAGTCCACATAGAGGGTCTTGGACATGTCACCCCCTTTCCGCACCACCGTCAGGAGGACAGCGCCACAGTTCTCAAGACATTGGTAGGAGCAAGGATCAAAATAAACTTTGGAGATGAATTCCTCAGGTTCATCTGCCTGCACCTCGTGCAAGCTGGTGCTTTTCTTGGCTTGCTCGGCCGCATGCTTTTTCAGAATGTTGCCAGCTCCAGTCATCATTCTGGTGGCTTGGATGCGGTAAAAGGCTCTGCTTTTTTGCTGGTGAGATAAGGCATAGTAGTTGGCCATCTCTACCAGCTGGTCTAAGTCCTTTTCTGGGTGCTTTTGCTTCAGATCCTTGAGGATCCGGATCATCTCTTTGCGAGATTCATCCACCTCTTTCCCATCCATAGTTACTAAATTTCCATCCAGAAAGTGGGAGTTCATCATCTTGCCATCCATTTCTATTCCCTTAGGGTGTTCACCTTCTGTCTCAATGATAATGCCTCTGTTCTTGTCAGTACGATATTTTTTGTGCATGTACTTATAGAAGAGCAGCCTTCTATCTGCCACCCAAGCCAGGAGGACACAAAGAGGGAAGAAGAACAGAGTGAGCAAGCCTTCCCAGACCTGCACCACACCTGGAGAGAAGACAGCAAGGATCATGTACAACCAGATATAAGCAAAGATGCTCCATGCAGATGTGACAAAGAACACCCTCAGGTGTTTTATCTTTCTGGTTTCCCCATCTGGGATCACATAGACGCAGATGGCTATGATGATAAACATGTTGAAAGCCGCACTGCCAACAATGGTAGAGGGCCCCAGGTCTCCGGCTATGAATCCATGGCCACATACCTCTATCAATGACAGAAGAATCTCTGGAGCAGAAGAACCTAGAGCCATCAGGGTCAGGTTGGAAACAGTTTCATTCCAAACCCGAATGGTAGTCGTGGTGGTCTCCCCATTTGGTTTCTTGATTGTAATCTCTTTTTCTTGTGATGTAATGACCTCTATTGATGCCATGAAACGATCCGCAATGATGGAGACTCCGAGGAACATGTAGATAAGTGCCACAAAATAAACAATAACCCTGGCAATTTTGTCCCCAAGGGATGGATTTTCTGGGTACCATATTGGCAAAATAACACCCTCCTTGCAATCAGAAGATCCTGAGCACGAGCTGTTTTGTCCTGTACTCAGAGACTCTCCCGTTATGCCAGCGTCCACCTGCAAACCATGCAAAAACAGCACAAAGGTAACCAGCCCAAAGTGGAGGAAGGCTGAGGTGAGAGGCTGCAACCTTAACCACGCCATACACAAAATTTGACTTCCACTGTGTAGATGCAACAGTCTTCTGAAAACGCCAAGTATCTGAAAGGAACAAAACAGAAATGAGGGAAGCATGAGACAGAGGCAAACAAGAGGTGATGTTCTCATATACACATTTTAATACCTCACTGCTGAGGAGTTGTAGTAGAAATACATGGATTGTCTCTCCACCACTTAGAAAAAGGGTATTCACCAGTGGTAGAAACTCTTTAAATGTAAATCACAAAGAGCAATGCTATCTTTGAAAGTCAGATGCTGAACAGACAGAAAAACTGATAAACAAATAACCAAGAGGGAAATTATTTATATTAACCCAATTCTTGACCAACCATTTGTTTAATTTAGGGACCAAGTACCTAGTTACAAGTCTCCCAATAGGTCAATGGAGGTCCGTGTCAGATGAATTTATAACAAAATAAACTGGTGTTGGATCAGGATGGTGTAAGGAATAAAGAAGTTACCCACTTCgcctctcctttcccccctcctcctgttACTTAAACGGGATGAagtggctcaggggattggtgGGGACACAATTAGCACTACTTAATGCTGTTGAGTAGCCGATATACGAAATCAGTAAGTGGGACTGAGGCCAGCAAACTAGGTGAGGTGTTCACATGACCAAACTACTACTACTGCAATTGGCACCCTGGTTGGGAATTGCAGCAGAAAGCCCCTGAGTGGGCCACTGAGATTGACATTCTCTCTCTCCGAGAAGAGGTGCCTCCAAGTCAGGCTGTAGACACGTTGGCAGGGGAGTGCGGGACACAACTGTCACTACGATTACTGCCATGATGTACCCAGGCTGTGCATAGATGACTCCACGCTCCAGGGCCATCAGCGTGCAACTCTTCACTACCACTAAATATACACCAAaatttagagaaaaaaaacaacacaaaaacatGGTAATGTTCTGCTGAAAGGCTTGAAAATACCAGAGCCGGAAAGAGCTACACTAATGAACTCATATACAATAGCAAAATTCAAGTACCCAGTGACATTCCGATAGATAGATGTGTGTCTGTCTGCCTATTTTCAAGTTGTGTATAAAGTAAAAATTGCCGACCCCCTAAACTAACCAGGAAAGATAACCAGGTGGAAGAATGAGATACATCACATCCCAGGCCCACCTACTGTATTTTGCTACTCATTGCATTATATGATA
The nucleotide sequence above comes from Caretta caretta isolate rCarCar2 chromosome 6, rCarCar1.hap1, whole genome shotgun sequence. Encoded proteins:
- the SLC8A3 gene encoding sodium/calcium exchanger 3 isoform X3 produces the protein MAWLRLQPLTSAFLHFGLVTFVLFLHGLQVDAGITGESLSTGQNSSCSGSSDCKEGVILPIWYPENPSLGDKIARVIVYFVALIYMFLGVSIIADRFMASIEVITSQEKEITIKKPNGETTTTTIRVWNETVSNLTLMALGSSAPEILLSLIEVCGHGFIAGDLGPSTIVGSAAFNMFIIIAICVYVIPDGETRKIKHLRVFFVTSAWSIFAYIWLYMILAVFSPGVVQVWEGLLTLFFFPLCVLLAWVADRRLLFYKYMHKKYRTDKNRGIIIETEGEHPKGIEMDGKMMNSHFLDGNLVTMDGKEVDESRKEMIRILKDLKQKHPEKDLDQLVEMANYYALSHQQKSRAFYRIQATRMMTGAGNILKKHAAEQAKKSTSLHEVQADEPEEFISKVYFDPCSYQCLENCGAVLLTVVRKGGDMSKTLYVDYKTEDGSANAGADYEFTEGTVVLKSGETQKEFSVGIIDDDIFEEDEHFFVRLSNLRVVETEEPAELNNLPYPKAILTSPCVATVTILDDDHAGIFTFECDVMHVSESIGVMEVKVLRTSGARGTVIVPFRTVEGTAKGGGEDFEDAYGELEFKNDETVKTVRVKIVDEEEYERQETFFIALGEPKWMERGISEVAERKLTIEEEEAKRIAEMGKPVLGEHPKLEVIIEESYEFKSTVDKLIKKTNLALVVGTHSWRDQFMEAITVSAAGDEDEDESGEERLPSCFDYVMHFLTVFWKVLFACVPPTEYCNGWACFVVSIMIIGMLTAVIGDLASHFGCTIGLKDSVTAVVFVAFGTSVPDTFASKAAAIQDVYADAAIGNVTGSNAVNVFLGIGLAWSVAAIYWASQGQEFHVSAGTLAFSVTLFTIFAFVCISVLLYRRRPHLGGELGGPKGCRLATTLLFLSLWLLYILFATLEAYCYIKGF
- the SLC8A3 gene encoding sodium/calcium exchanger 3 isoform X1 gives rise to the protein MAWLRLQPLTSAFLHFGLVTFVLFLHGLQVDAGITGESLSTGQNSSCSGSSDCKEGVILPIWYPENPSLGDKIARVIVYFVALIYMFLGVSIIADRFMASIEVITSQEKEITIKKPNGETTTTTIRVWNETVSNLTLMALGSSAPEILLSLIEVCGHGFIAGDLGPSTIVGSAAFNMFIIIAICVYVIPDGETRKIKHLRVFFVTSAWSIFAYIWLYMILAVFSPGVVQVWEGLLTLFFFPLCVLLAWVADRRLLFYKYMHKKYRTDKNRGIIIETEGEHPKGIEMDGKMMNSHFLDGNLVTMDGKEVDESRKEMIRILKDLKQKHPEKDLDQLVEMANYYALSHQQKSRAFYRIQATRMMTGAGNILKKHAAEQAKKSTSLHEVQADEPEEFISKVYFDPCSYQCLENCGAVLLTVVRKGGDMSKTLYVDYKTEDGSANAGADYEFTEGTVVLKSGETQKEFSVGIIDDDIFEEDEHFFVRLSNLRVVETEEPAELNNLPYPKAILTSPCVATVTILDDDHAGIFTFECDVMHVSESIGVMEVKVLRTSGARGTVIVPFRTVEGTAKGGGEDFEDAYGELEFKNDETVKTVHIKVIDDEEYEKNKTFFIELMSPRMVDMSLQKALLLTQEVAERKLTIEEEEAKRIAEMGKPVLGEHPKLEVIIEESYEFKSTVDKLIKKTNLALVVGTHSWRDQFMEAITVSAAGDEDEDESGEERLPSCFDYVMHFLTVFWKVLFACVPPTEYCNGWACFVVSIMIIGMLTAVIGDLASHFGCTIGLKDSVTAVVFVAFGTSVPDTFASKAAAIQDVYADAAIGNVTGSNAVNVFLGIGLAWSVAAIYWASQGQEFHVSAGTLAFSVTLFTIFAFVCISVLLYRRRPHLGGELGGPKGCRLATTLLFLSLWLLYILFATLEAYCYIKGF
- the SLC8A3 gene encoding sodium/calcium exchanger 3 isoform X2, whose translation is MAWLRLQPLTSAFLHFGLVTFVLFLHGLQVDAGITGESLSTGQNSSCSGSSDCKEGVILPIWYPENPSLGDKIARVIVYFVALIYMFLGVSIIADRFMASIEVITSQEKEITIKKPNGETTTTTIRVWNETVSNLTLMALGSSAPEILLSLIEVCGHGFIAGDLGPSTIVGSAAFNMFIIIAICVYVIPDGETRKIKHLRVFFVTSAWSIFAYIWLYMILAVFSPGVVQVWEGLLTLFFFPLCVLLAWVADRRLLFYKYMHKKYRTDKNRGIIIETEGEHPKGIEMDGKMMNSHFLDGNLVTMDGKEVDESRKEMIRILKDLKQKHPEKDLDQLVEMANYYALSHQQKSRAFYRIQATRMMTGAGNILKKHAAEQAKKSTSLHEVQADEPEEFISKVYFDPCSYQCLENCGAVLLTVVRKGGDMSKTLYVDYKTEDGSANAGADYEFTEGTVVLKSGETQKEFSVGIIDDDIFEEDEHFFVRLSNLRVVETEEPAELNNLPYPKAILTSPCVATVTILDDDHAGIFTFECDVMHVSESIGVMEVKVLRTSGARGTVIVPFRTVEGTAKGGGEDFEDAYGELEFKNDETVKTVRVKIVDEEEYERQETFFIALGEPKWMERGISALLLTQEVAERKLTIEEEEAKRIAEMGKPVLGEHPKLEVIIEESYEFKSTVDKLIKKTNLALVVGTHSWRDQFMEAITVSAAGDEDEDESGEERLPSCFDYVMHFLTVFWKVLFACVPPTEYCNGWACFVVSIMIIGMLTAVIGDLASHFGCTIGLKDSVTAVVFVAFGTSVPDTFASKAAAIQDVYADAAIGNVTGSNAVNVFLGIGLAWSVAAIYWASQGQEFHVSAGTLAFSVTLFTIFAFVCISVLLYRRRPHLGGELGGPKGCRLATTLLFLSLWLLYILFATLEAYCYIKGF